The sequence AACTTAGCTTGCCGTAAACGAACAAAAAGTAAATAACTTGTATGAATGTAGCAGCTCCGAAAATGAGCCAGAGCAAATCGATGATCATGTGTCGTTTGGATTTCCTTACAAAGATAAAATCAAAAACAGCAACTCTTTTAAGGATAAGCTTATATTTTTGTGCAGAAATTGATAACTAAATCAGCACAAGGTCGTTTGACTTTGTCTGAAAAGCACGATTGATGAAGTTCATTCTAGAAAATACAGACCAAAAAAGCAAAGCAAGGACAGGTGTGGTCAAAACAGACCATGGGGATATTCAGACGCCGATATTTATGCCAGTCGGAACGGCTGGCTCGGTGAAGGCTGTTCACCAGCGCGAGCTAACCTATGATATCAAAGCCCAAATTATCTTAGGGAATACCTATCACTTGTATTTGCGTCCAGGCCTGGATGTGCTGGAAAAGGCCGGCGGATTGCACAAATTTAACGGATGGAATAAGCCAATCCTTACAGACAGTGGAGGCTATCAAGTGTTTTCCTTGGCCGGAACACGGAAAATAACAGAAGAGGGGGTGCTGTTTAAGTCCCATATTGATGGTTCTAAGCACAAGTTTACCCCTGAAAATGTGATGGATATACAGCGGAGTATCGGTGCGGATATTATCATGGCCTTTGATGAATGTACTCCCTATCCATGTGAATTTGGCTATGCCAGAAAATCCATGGAAATGACTCACCGCTGGCTGAAGCGCTGTATAGATCAAGTGGACAGTACCGAAGGGAAGTATGGTTACAGCCAGGCATTGTTTCCGATTGTTCAAGGAAGTGTGTATAAAGACCTGAGGAAACAATCTGCAGAATTCGTGGCATCATGTGGCAGAGAAGGAAATGCCATTGGGGGATTGTCCGTGGGAGAACCCGCAGAAATGATGTATGAAATGACCGAGTTGGTTACGGACATTCTACCGGAAGATAAGCCACGTTACCTTATGGGAGTGGGTACTCCTGCCAATATCTTGGAATGCATTGCCTTGGGAGTGGATATGTTTGACTGTGTGATGCCGACGCGCAATGCCCGTAACGGGATGCTTTTCACCTCTGAGGGAATCATGAACATGCGAAACGAAAAATGGAAGGATGATTTTTCTCCCATTGATCCCAATATCAATAGCCACGTGAGCAGTTTTTATTCGAAAGCTTATCTTCGTCACCTTACGGTGAGCAAGGAAATTTTGGCTGCTCAGATAGCGAGTGTTCACAACCTGAGTTTTTACCTTTGGCTGGTGGCCGAAGCAAGAGAAAAAATCAAGGCTGGAGAATTTGCGGTTTGGAAAGACGAGATGGTGAAAAAAGTAAGCAGAAGGTTATGATAAAGTTGCTGGATAAACTGATCATTAAGGATTTTTTGAAAACCTACTTTTTTGTGGTGTTGATGCTGATCTTAATTGTATTGGTATTGGACTTCACTGAAAAGAATGATGATTTTATCCGTAATAATGTGCCTACACCGGAGATCTTGAAGTACATGTTCAATTATGGGCTGTACCTCAATAACCTGCTGACGCCGATTACGGTGTTTATTTCGGTGATTTTTATTACCTCCCGAATGGCAGGCAGGACGGAAATAGTGGCTATTCTGAGCAGTGGAGTGAGCTTTGTCCGGATGCTAAGACCTTTTCTGATAGGAGCGTCCATGATTGCAATTGCCAGTTTTTTGCTTAACGGCTGGGTGCTGCCAGGGGCTACGGCTGGCGTGTATAACTTTAAGATGGAGTACCTTGAAGATGATGCCCAGTACAACTACCAAAACCTCCATGTAAAAGTAGCCCCCGACGTATACGCTTATATCAGTAAATACTATACCGGGCCTAAGACAGGCTATACCTTTACCTTAGAGCATATAGAAGATGGAAAGCTGATCTCAAAGCTGTCGGCAGATCGGATCGTCTGGGATACGGCTGCAAATGCCTGGGAGGTCAGAAATTATAAAATCCGGACGCTGGAGGATATGGAAGAAGCCTATGAAGTAGGAGAGGAGATGGATACGGTGCTTTCCATTACCCCCGCCGATTTTGATTTACCGCCAAATCACCACGAAACCCTGAACCTGCCCGAGCTGAGCAGACAGATTAAGGTGCTGGAGGACCGTGGTGCCGATAATGTAAACTTTTATAAAATTGAACGGTATGTGCGGTTTATGTCTCCCTTTGCAGCCATCATTCTGACATTTATTGGTGTGATCGTGGCGTCGAAAAAGACGCGGGGTGGATCAGGTTTTAAGATAGCCTTGGGCTTCCTTTTGGCTTTTGTGTATATCATATTGTTCCTGTTGTCCAGAACATTTGCAGAGGCCGGCACGCCTTATCCGATACTAGCTGTCTGGTCGCCCAATATTATTTTTGCCATCACAGGTTTGGTGATGTATAAAACGATTCCTCGGTAGCGGTATGACAGGTGCATCTTTCAAGGATTATTTAATGCTCCATCTCACGGTTTTGATATGGGGATTTACCGCTATTTTGGGCCTTTTGATCGTGATACCGGCGGTAGAAATCGTATTCTATAGGACCTTATTGGCGTCAGTGATGCTGGGAGTGATTTTTATGATCCAAGGCAGACACGTGAAGATGCCTGTAAAAGAGCTTGGCAAAGTGATCGGGACGGGAATGCTGATAGGCTTGCATTGGATTTTGTTTTTTGGAGCAGCCAGGGTGTCCACAGCCTCTGTATGTCTTGCCGGGGTGGCCACCTGCTCTTTATGGACGGCTTTTATAGAACCGTGGGTAAACCATTCCAAAATCAAATGGTATGAAGTAATGCTGGGGATTATGGTGCTAGTGGGATTATATGTGATCTTCAGGTTTGAGGTCCAGCACTGGAAGGGACTGGCCATGGCCATTGGTGCTGCTTTTTTGGGGGCTTGTTTTACCGTAAGCAATGGACAGTTGACCAAAAAACACGCTGCCTATGTCATTACTTTTTATGAGATGATAGGGGCCTGCTTGTTTTCCCTGTTGTTCATGCCGATTTATGTACAGTTTTGGGCAGGAGAAGAAGGGTTGCAGCTTGTTCCCGCTCCGATGGATTGGTTTTGGTTGTTGCTGCTGGGAGGTGTGTGTACGGTATATGCTTTTTCTGTTTCAGTGGAACTCATGAGAAGGCTAAGTGTATTTGTCATTAACCTGACTGTTAACTTAGAACCCGTTTACGGAATTATCCTTGCCGTGTTGATTTTCGGAGACCAAGAGAAAATGACGCCTGGGTTTTATATGGGCACCTTGATTATCCTTGCCTCCGTCATCATGTATCCCGTTTTTAATTTCTTATACAGAAGAAAAAAGAACAAGCAATTGTTAAGAATGCAGTAATTCCGGATTTGGAAAGATAAAGAGGTTTGAGTTAGCACTTCCCCGCGAAGGTGAAGTACTCCTTAGGCCAATTGCCAAGCTCAGTTTCTTTATCGAATAGCCCAAAGACAGTGGATCCTGAGCCTGACATGGCTGCATAAAAGGCTCCCATTTCATAGAGTTTTGCTTTAATATCCGCGATTTCTGGATGTTTTGGGAAGATGCTTGCCTCAAAATCATTGACCAGCCGGTCCTGCCAAAGGTCACGGTCCGCAAGGGTCGCTCCGAGATCATGCTCA comes from Echinicola vietnamensis DSM 17526 and encodes:
- a CDS encoding DMT family transporter, with the protein product MTGASFKDYLMLHLTVLIWGFTAILGLLIVIPAVEIVFYRTLLASVMLGVIFMIQGRHVKMPVKELGKVIGTGMLIGLHWILFFGAARVSTASVCLAGVATCSLWTAFIEPWVNHSKIKWYEVMLGIMVLVGLYVIFRFEVQHWKGLAMAIGAAFLGACFTVSNGQLTKKHAAYVITFYEMIGACLFSLLFMPIYVQFWAGEEGLQLVPAPMDWFWLLLLGGVCTVYAFSVSVELMRRLSVFVINLTVNLEPVYGIILAVLIFGDQEKMTPGFYMGTLIILASVIMYPVFNFLYRRKKNKQLLRMQ
- a CDS encoding LptF/LptG family permease, yielding MKLLDKLIIKDFLKTYFFVVLMLILIVLVLDFTEKNDDFIRNNVPTPEILKYMFNYGLYLNNLLTPITVFISVIFITSRMAGRTEIVAILSSGVSFVRMLRPFLIGASMIAIASFLLNGWVLPGATAGVYNFKMEYLEDDAQYNYQNLHVKVAPDVYAYISKYYTGPKTGYTFTLEHIEDGKLISKLSADRIVWDTAANAWEVRNYKIRTLEDMEEAYEVGEEMDTVLSITPADFDLPPNHHETLNLPELSRQIKVLEDRGADNVNFYKIERYVRFMSPFAAIILTFIGVIVASKKTRGGSGFKIALGFLLAFVYIILFLLSRTFAEAGTPYPILAVWSPNIIFAITGLVMYKTIPR
- the tgt gene encoding tRNA guanosine(34) transglycosylase Tgt, which translates into the protein MKFILENTDQKSKARTGVVKTDHGDIQTPIFMPVGTAGSVKAVHQRELTYDIKAQIILGNTYHLYLRPGLDVLEKAGGLHKFNGWNKPILTDSGGYQVFSLAGTRKITEEGVLFKSHIDGSKHKFTPENVMDIQRSIGADIIMAFDECTPYPCEFGYARKSMEMTHRWLKRCIDQVDSTEGKYGYSQALFPIVQGSVYKDLRKQSAEFVASCGREGNAIGGLSVGEPAEMMYEMTELVTDILPEDKPRYLMGVGTPANILECIALGVDMFDCVMPTRNARNGMLFTSEGIMNMRNEKWKDDFSPIDPNINSHVSSFYSKAYLRHLTVSKEILAAQIASVHNLSFYLWLVAEAREKIKAGEFAVWKDEMVKKVSRRL